Sequence from the Panicum virgatum strain AP13 chromosome 5N, P.virgatum_v5, whole genome shotgun sequence genome:
AGAAAAAGTTCTACGTTGTACGATCGGTGGATTTGGGAGGATGATCGTGTGCCACGGTCAAAAATCTTGCTGACCGAAGGGGAGGAAGTTGACTAGATATTTTGGCTTTGATTTGGCAAAAATTATCTTGTTTTTAGAAGTAGTTTTTTATTCCCTagaatagaatcatgctttgccgtattcggctaggattgtgttagcgaggggtataaatatggacccccggctattgtaaaagattgatacacatccaaacaaacaaaatttactattcgcaatttactttcttgtcggcgacttcgccatcctttttcttttcgcGAGCTCTTTCAAGccgatcaaggacgtctcacattcgagcgacttggtttgctggtaagttttcgtttaccgagtaaatcagagctttagcttccgggcgcatcgttgttgcttcgttcagatctattcaaattTTACCGAAtctatctaagctttgatctcggggcgcatcgctgttttctcgtttagattaattcacaaactacccggcttagtgatctgtttaatcggctgtaagctccttgtttatcacgataaaccttgtaaagccgattagattgaatcataagcttagctttgtccagatccatacattcgtgggtttgtacattgttactCGGCACGcgtcggctttagatctagccgtccCGGTTGctcatcggcatcggcagcttATTGCCGATCCGTAATAGATTGCTTTTATTACACGCTCATCTTACACAATCTTTTGTCGCCTTCTGAATCGGCAGGGCCTTGCCGATACCCGcataagagtgattcggaaatccagccgatacactcttgaatttgacagtttgatgtttccttgtcaatttacaggtctaattgactggcacgccttggttcaaatcagtgcagtccgggcttggcgtacggggctcctgggcttagtgtgtgatcatctcgcgTCAACACTTGTTAACAACCAGGAAAATATAATTTCATGGCGGAATTTGTAGGCAGCCAAGAAAATTTGTAATTTCCCTGGCGGTTTCAAATTACACAGGATAGATACATACTTGGCGGAAACGATCGCTAAGAAAAGCAATTTACTTGGCGGTCAATAGTCGTCAAGGAAATTATATCCTTGGCGGTTGCAGGCATTCCTTGGCGCAATATAGATTTTGCAGTTAGTCCGTTTTGCTTGGCGGCCAAACTGCCAAGTAAATCGAGTCTGCTTGGACCTCTACCCTTGGCGGAGTTTGCTTGGCGGCCAGCCGCCAAGGATCATTTTTTTGGCAGTTTAGGCATATTTCTTGACGATTTCTGGCCGCCAAAGTAATCCGGTTCTAGTGTAGTGAGAGTTATCAAAAGTGCGACAAAACACAGTTCATGTACTGACTATTCAACAATATATGCTTGATAACTCTTGATATATGATTTTCAAGAATTTAGTAAATCATTTCCTAAAAATTAGTTGTTCATTTCAAACCCCAAAACACACTTTTTTTGTCAAGTGTGAACGTTTGTTAGTAAATCAGGCACGTAAATATATGAGGCAACGATCAATTTACAACATACTTGTCAGCAATGAAGATACGAATGACTGGAGTAATTGTTGGTTCTCGTCTTCTCGATCGGCATGGGCACACCCAAATGGGCTCAATGATTAATTGTTAGGGAAGAAACAAGTTGGCTTAGAGCCTGTTTAGCACGGCTTTCAACCGGCTCCGGCTTTAACTGACGCGGTACAGATCttagcttttcaaaaaaaaacttacagATCTTGAAATATGATCTCAAATGCCTCATTAATTCATTTTAAAAACTTTAAAAGTCACACTCTGCATTTCTCACGCCTGCTTAATTTAAGTTCGAATGAAACAGTGTGCTGTCATTTTCGCGCGTCTCGATGGTATGCTTGACACAACAGTAGCCTAGCACCTATAGCCTTCCTATATAAAGACCGCAGCAATACTTGCCAAATCAGGGTAGGTGTGTCGACGGGTGTCCTTGCCAAATCCGATCTGAAAGCAGCTTCAGTTGACAGTCAGGCACCATGCAAAGCGCCACTCTTACGCTGGTCTCTGTCTCTCACCAACCGGCACACGGGCACGTGAGGATCGCCGGCGCGGCCAAGATGCGGCCGCTGCAGACCTTCCGGCAGCCGGCTTCGTGGCGGCTGCTGAGCAACGCCGCGGAGACGGCCGCCGTCTACGGGGGCCGGCCGCAGCAGgatgcgccggcgccggcgcggcgcgtgaCGCTGGCGACGCTCCGCGGGAAGCACCGGCGCGGGGAGCCCCTCACCATGGTCACCGCGTACGACTACTCCTCCGCGGTCCACGTGGACTCTGCGGGAATCGACCTCATCCTCGTCGGCGACTCCGCCGCGATGGTCGCGCACGGGCACGACAACACCCTCCCCATCTCGCTCGACCTCATGCTCCAGCACTGCCGCGCCGTCGTgcgcggcgcgccgcggccgctcaTCGTCGGCGACCTCCCCTTCGGGTCCTACGAGGCCTCGCCCGCTCAAGTACGTTACGCACAACCTGATGATGACACATGCATCTACATCTATAGATCgccatacaaatacaatacaaTTTGATTCGATCCCCGGCCGGCCTCTTGCATGTTTGCATTGCAGGCTGTCGAACCCGCGGTGAGGCTGGTGAAAGAAGGCGGCGTGGATGCGGTGAAGATGGAAGGCGGCGCGCCGTCGAGAGTGAGCGCGGCCAAGGCGATCGTGGAGGCCGGGATAGCCGTGATGGGCCACGTCGGGCTCACTCCACAGGCGATCAGCGTGCTCGGCGGCTTCCGGGCGCAGGGGAAGACGGTCGACGGTGCTCTCAAGGTCGTGGAGGCGGCGCTTGCTTTGCAGGAGGCCGGCTGCTTCGCCGTTGTCCTCGAGTGCGTGCCTTCTCCGGTAGCGGCAGCTGCGACCCAAGCGCTGCAAATTCCAACCATCGGCATCGGGGCTGGATCTCTGTGCAGTGGGCAGGTCTCCATCTGTTTCATCACACTTCACACTATACAGATTAAACCATGCATGCTGACGTTTTTAattaactaggcgtatagcccgcgtaTTTGCTCGGCTagtattaaaaattcaaaaatttgcatatcgttgtatccttacttaaaggttatactatttttttatgaCCCGCATATTTGCGCGGTTAtgattgaaaatttaaaaatttgcatgtcgttgtatccttactattttttaaagattatactatttgttATCATACATCgtcctgttcattatcgtaaattatgttttattgttggttaaaacaattcaaatatgatctacctataataataatttgatttgttgagctttaataatattatgcatataattattcttattttctttttatattaaTTGATTGTATttggctttagtttttattaatagtatatttgtaattgatacatagctaaatgatattttatatttaatttttataatggtattgATGGGTAATTTTTAATTAGACACATAGATATTTTATGCTAATTTTTattgtaatggcagtggtggataatttttatttttctatttttcttcgataatatgggaatttctagactttGAGAGTGAATGTGGAGACTCCATTTGTTGGGCAATCCATGATGGTCTTGAAATCAAATCGACCAGGAACGAAGCAAGTTACCGATCATCGTCTTGGCGTGGACGTAGATCATGAAGCGCCTCGCCTGCTGCGCCCTCTCGTAGTCGGTGTCGGGGTCCGGCCGCTCCAGCAGCGCGTACTCACCTGGGGCCGGCGCCTCGCGGTTGCCGAGGTAGAAGAAGGTGAGGTTGTCCCTGGGGTCGGCCTGGAGTCCCTTGGCGCGGATGGCCACCATGATGTCCATGTACATCATCTCCATGGTGCGGCGCTGCCCGTCGAGGATGGCCTGCACTGAGCCGCTCTCCGGCACGCCCTCCGGCCACAGGGGCACCACCACGTACACGGCGaaccgctcgccggcctcgaTCTTGCTCACGATCTTGAGCGACAGCTCTTTGGGGATGAGGTGCAGCGcgttacttaaagattataattGTATTGgtggtgatttttaattaggcatacGGGCATTTTAGgttatttttattataatggtagtggtgggtaatttttatttttatttttttcgattaacgtaggaatttctaggccttgagagcgaacataAAGACTCCAtttgttggtcaaataataaaataatagattatcACATGCTTTAATCTGTTAGGAATGTTCCGACCACCCTCTTATGCATGTCACTGGTTCCTGCATGCAGGTCTTAGTCTACCATGACCTGTTAGGGATGTTTCAGAGCCCAAACCACTCCAAGGTCACACCCAAGTTCTGCAAGCAGTTCGGCAACGCCGGCGCCGTCATCACCAAGGCGCTCACCGAGTACAGGGAACACGTGGAGGCCCGGTCTTTCCCGGACGCCGCCTGCACGCCGTCAAGATGTCCTGCAAGGACGCTGATGACTTCGCCAATGTGCTGCAGAAGATGGGCTTCCATGGGGGGGCTGCGGCTGCcgcggctgccgcggcggccgccgccgacaatGCAGAGAAATTACTGGACAGAAAGCCGCAGGAGATGAACATCAACGACGACGGCGTCTTGACTGCATGAGCAGGCAGAGCAGCAGTTTAAGGTGCAGTTTGGATCCAGATTAAAACTCGAGCCCCTTCGCATCGGATGTTTGAACACcaattaaaagtattaaatataggatAATTATAAAAACAATAGCATAAATGAAGGCTAATTGGCGAGACAAATtcattaaacctaattagttcatgatttaATCATGTTATTCTACGGGAAATACAtgctaataataaattaattagatttaatataTTCGTCTTGTGAATTAGCCTTCATTTATgcaattggttttgtaattagacagGATTAAAATTTTAGTCGCATGGATCCAAACAGGCCATAATAACAGTTTGATAAGCATAGAAGCTATGATTTTCGGGGCATATTTGTCTGAAGACATACACATATATAAATCACATAAAGCTGTTGCTATTTTTCACCACCAACGTGTACTGCGGAATAAATAGCATGGCAACCACCTTGTTCAGGGTGTGATCGAAACTGAATGGCATATGGTAACCTCCTATGCAAGACCCTCCAAATGCTTAATGTGTTTTCctgtatttttagaaattttaaaTTTGCTTCACCTCCAGTAACTTTAACAAATATTTAAAAAACATATCTCAAGTTTAGAGTATCAAGTCAAAAAGATACACTCCAGCAGACTCTCTATCTTGAAGAGTCCTTCAAATTTCCTCCTCCACCCTCCATTTCTAAGGATTTCTATGGAACTCTCTATTGTAAATTAGAACCGAGGCCATTGAGCAAATTTAATGACCCCTAAAAAAATAGATGCACTCCCTATTTAATAATTGGTGGGTCCGATTTAGGAACTATTGCTAAAATTGCTCTAATGGAGGACTCTGTAGAGATAACTGGGATGGAGAATAGAGAAGGGTTTTAACATTATCTAGATATAAGTATAATATTTTTCCCATATTCACTAATAAATTGATAATTAAACTCATGCTTCTATGAGCAATTTGATTCTAGGACTATCCGAGGACTACGAAAAGTTTGCTTTGAAAAGTTTGTTTGAATTTACATGGTGGCGTTTACTATTCTAATCCAAAATTCAAGATCAAACTGGAGCCTTTTTCTCCCGTCTCCCAAGTCCCAAGTCCCAAGTCCAGACGCCCAAAACTCtaaaaaaaatccaatcctCCTCTCCCGTCCCCATCGCTCTCTACACCTACGGACCTACCATCTCTCTCccgcgctcgcgcgcgccgccgcttcgcACCACCAAGACACGATGCGCCGGTCCCTCCTCGTCCGGCAGCTGGCGCGGCGGCTGCTGAGCAACTTGCCGGAATCGACCGTCTACGGTGGGCCGCGCCCGCAGGaggcctcggcggcgcggcgtgtgaCGGTGACCACCCTCCGCGGGAAGCACCGCCGCGGAGAGCCCATCACCGTCGTCACCGCCTACGACTACCCCTCGGCGGTCCACGTCGACTCCGCGGGCATCGACGTCTGTCTCGTGGGGGACTCCGCCGCCATGGTCGTCCACGGCCACGACACCACGCTCCCCATCTCACTCGACCTCATGCTCGAGCACTGCCGCGCCGTGGCCCGAGGCGCGCCACGCCCGCTGCTCGTCGGGGACCTTCCCTTTGGGTGCTACGAGTCCTCGGCCGCGCAGGTATGCGTCTccctcattctccaagttggggCAGATATTTCGATCCGCAATGGGATAGACTGTGTCTCCAATCTTGATTTGCAGTACAATTGCGGCTGTGTCTCTGTCTATCTGACTGGTCCTCTTAGACGTAGTTTCTTTATCTCAATGCTAAAAAAAAGTATCTCTATCTCAGAGGTTGAGGGCTTCCTAGTTCCTAGTATGATAACATCTTTTAGCgtgctaaaaaaaattatatcatcTTTGCTACTTCCGTCGCTAACTTTACTTTCAGTTCCATTATGCATCAAACATTACAAGTTCAGCAGTAACACGTATGGCATAACCATAGAATGCTGCAATGTCAGTCAAAATTCTTCAGATAAGCGGAATTCGATTTTGAATATTGACGTGCATGCacaaatgcacatgcatgaagAGTATTGATAgtattttcattttctttagGCTGTTGATTCAGCTGTAAGGGTGCTAAAAGAAGGTGGAATGGATACAATCAAGCTAGAAGGGGGTGCGCCGTCGAGGATCACTGCAGCTAAAGCTATCGTGGAGGCTGGGATTGCTGTCATGGGGCATGTTGGGCTCACACCGCAAGCTATTAGTGTGCTCGGTGGATTTAGGCCTCAAGGGAAGACAGTTGATAGTGCTGTAAAGGTGTGCCACTTCTCATTATTTCGCTATAAGGTTACAACACGTCTTGGTTTATAGGCTTCAAATCATGTTGTTCTGCTTTTGTAGGTTGTGGAGACAGCGCTGGCTTTGCAGGAGGCTGGTTGCTTTTCAGTTGTGTTGGAGTGTGTGCCTGCTCCAGTGGCAGCCGCTGCAACATCAGCATTGCAAATCCCAACAATTGGCATAGGGGCTGGACCATTCTGCAGTGGACAGGTTCGTTTGTTCTTTTCGCTGTAATGACATATGCAGATTCTGTTCATGTTCGAGGATGTATTTGCTATGAGTTATTAGTCTAGTTATTTGATAATTTTTATAACTGCATACATGAATTCCCTCAATAAGTGCACACATGGCACGCCTGTCCTTTTGAAATAAGTCTGGTATCCTTAATCTGAATGTATTGTGCTACGATTGAAATAACCAGGTATAGTCACTTGATCACTTTAATCCCTATTATTCTGATACATCTTGTGTACAACATGTACCAAACGCCTTTGTTTATCATATACCAACTGAGCTGGATATCCGCAGATGCATAGTGGTTTTGTTCCTGAAGCCCTGATATCCAAAGATTTTTTGTGTAGGTGTTGGTCTACCATGACTTGTTGGGGATGATGCAGCACCCACATTATGCCAAGGCAAGTGCTATTTTTAGTTGTTCCCAAGCAACATTTCTCTATTACTCGGTACAATTTTATTAAGCTCAGTGTATACTTCTGCTCCACCTCAGGTCACACCAAAATTCTGCAAACAATTTGGCAATGTGGGCAATGTCATCAACAGGGCGTTATCAGAGTATAAGAAAGAAGTGGAAACTCGGACATTCCCTGGTCCAAGCCACACACCATATAAAATAATTCCCACGGATGTTGATGGCTTTGCAACTGCACTACAGAAGATGGGTTTGAGTGACGCTGCAGATGCTGCAGCAGCCGCTGCTGAAAACAGTGGGACTGATGGAGGGCCAAAAGAAAATAGTTGATTTTTATAGGCTGTTTTCATGAAGAACACAAGATCTAGAGTAGAGAATGTAAGGGCAGTCTGGCAGCCTGCCTAGCATAATGGTCTCCAGCAGTAGTGCAATCTGGGAACCCTTTCAGTGCTTTAGTAGGACAATGGGGATCCTCTGATATTGAATAAGGATGAGCTATTGCATCTGGACAGACCTGAATGTTTTCGCCTTCTCGGGTTAGGATTGTAGATGAAATCTATGGAGCAAACCCTTAAATTAACACGGGGTACTGGGAACCTTGCGGTTCAAGCACTAGCTTTGAATGTTTTCTGTCGTATCGTATGTCAATTTGCTGAAAACGAACAAAATAGTGGAGCTTTCTTTACATTTCACAACAGGAAGCCTTAACAAGATGCGTAGTTGATATAGAGAAAAAATTAAGTAAAAAAAAGTATGCGCGTGAGAAAAACAAACTAGCTATCCGCAATGGAATACATCCTTACACATGCTACTTCAACGCCTTATTACAAATTTGTACATACCACATACATGAGAATATGTAATAGGCAACCTTTCTATTCACACAAACATCTCCAAAATTCTGTATAGCATAGTAATATCCACGCTATTCCCTGGCAATTTTGGCTTACTACTCAATGGTGGCCATACTGATATTGGATTGCCTCCTGAAGTCAGAACTGTCAACTATGCAATGTGCATACTGACATTGGATTGCCTCCTACTGTGACAATGGGATGAGCGCATGATCTGCTGGCCTCCAATTTACATCACTATATAAGTAGGCCCCTGGCCTCCGAGACCAGTATCAACATGAACTATGTAGACTCTGAGCATGATATGCTGGCCGCCTCAAAACATCATTCAGTTGGGCCCTCTGAAATCAGTATCAACACAAACTCAGTAGACTTGGTTAGAGCTTCAGTATGTACAGAATACTCCTGCTGTTCGTCAATGAGCCTCATGTAGAGCTAATCTTTGTTATCCTTGAGTAGTC
This genomic interval carries:
- the LOC120672810 gene encoding 3-methyl-2-oxobutanoate hydroxymethyltransferase 1, mitochondrial-like encodes the protein MRRSLLVRQLARRLLSNLPESTVYGGPRPQEASAARRVTVTTLRGKHRRGEPITVVTAYDYPSAVHVDSAGIDVCLVGDSAAMVVHGHDTTLPISLDLMLEHCRAVARGAPRPLLVGDLPFGCYESSAAQAVDSAVRVLKEGGMDTIKLEGGAPSRITAAKAIVEAGIAVMGHVGLTPQAISVLGGFRPQGKTVDSAVKVVETALALQEAGCFSVVLECVPAPVAAAATSALQIPTIGIGAGPFCSGQVLVYHDLLGMMQHPHYAKVTPKFCKQFGNVGNVINRALSEYKKEVETRTFPGPSHTPYKIIPTDVDGFATALQKMGLSDAADAAAAAAENSGTDGGPKENS